The following proteins are encoded in a genomic region of Montipora foliosa isolate CH-2021 chromosome 8, ASM3666993v2, whole genome shotgun sequence:
- the LOC137968368 gene encoding uncharacterized protein, producing MPHNCCVPFSCNTSSKKNKNLRFHRFAKKKEQKELWISKIRRDEGEYFTVTSNTRVCSRHFREEDYTISEDGKGKRTVLRKGAVPSVFQWTATKRSRSTLASKGKRKGGTLEVPRKKRRRENCQRCERKRAVIDKLETDLQNKNAQLKDLTENVEHLEKEKQDREQEVASSSMGDKHVCFSAENFRNQDKLIRFYTGIVNWNVFLQLFNFIEDRCKDLKYWRSDIKVDENHQQQLRQGRPRSLSMLYEYFLTLVRLRHAFPEEPLAYLFKVSRSTVSRVFHSWINLLYFELGSLPIWQSKDLIWETMSVAFKEKYSATRCILDCTEIKICKPSSLRTQSQCFSSYKNTTTAKGLLGIAPSGAPTFISDLYTGSISDKDITKQSGILELLEEGDECMADKGFNIKDLLEPIGVTLNNPPFLSDKGQFDGGEVENTQSIASVRIHVERAISRIKMYKIISNVVPLSLSGLLNQIWTVCGMLLLFQAPIIKQESVED from the coding sequence ATGCCGCATAATTGTTGTGTCCCCTTTTCTTGCAATACTTCCtcgaagaagaacaaaaaccttcgatttcatcgttttgctaagaaaaaagagcaaaaagagCTGTGGATTAGCAAAATTCGCCGAGACGAAGGAGAATATTTTACTGTTACTAGCAATACACGGGTCTGCTCGAGGCATTTTCGCGAGGAGGATTACACCATAAGCGAAGATGGGAAAGGAAAAAGGACTGTCTTGAGAAAAGGTGCTGTGCCGTCAGTGTTTCAGTGGACTGCCACAAAGCGATCTCGGAGTACTTTAGCAAGCAAAGGCAAGCGCAAAGGTGGAACTTTGGAGGTACCACGTAAGAAACGGCGCCGAGAAAATTGTCAACGCTGCGAAAGAAAACGTGCTGTCATCGACAAACTGGAAACtgatcttcaaaacaaaaatgcgcAATTGAAAGACCTTACTGAAAACGTCGAGCATTTGGAAAAGGAGAAGCAAGACCGAGAGCAGGAGGTTGCCAGTTCCTCCATGGGGGATAAACACGTGTGTTTTTCTGCTGAAAACTTTCGCAACCAAGACAAATTAATTCGATTTTACACAggtattgttaactggaatgtGTTTTTACAATTGTTTAACTTCATTGAAGATAGGTGTAAGGATCTTAAATACTGGAGGTCGGATATCAAGGTGGATGAAAATCATCAACAACAGCTGCGACAAGGGAGACCTCGCAGCCTGTCGATGCTTTACGAGTATTTTTTAACTCTTGTGAGATTGAGACATGCCTTCCCAGAAGAACCTTTAGCATATCTTTTTAAAGTATCTAGGTCAACAGTTTCCAGAGTGTTCCATTCTTGGATTAACTTACTTTACTTTGAATTGGGATCTCTTCCCATCTGGCAAAGCAAGGATTTGATCTGGGAAACTATGTCAGTTGCCTTCAAAGAAAAGTACTCAGCTACTAGATGCATTCttgactgtacagaaatcaaaatctGCAAGCCATCATCCTTGAGGACTCAAAGCCAGTGTTTTTCTTCTTACAAAAACACGACAACTGCCAAGGGATTACTAGGAATTGCACCCTCAGGAGCCCCAACCTTTATTTCTGATCTTTACACAGGTAGCATTTCAGATAAAGACATAACAAAACAAAGTGGTATCCTTGAGCTGCTGGAAGAAGGAGATGAGTGCATGGCAGACAAAGGATTTAACATCAAGGATTTACTGGAGCCAATTGGAGTAACTTTAAATAATCCTCCATTTCTTTCTGATAAAGGTCAATTTGATGGAGGAGAAGTTGAAAATACACAATCAATAGCTAGTGTCCGCATCCATGTAGAAAGGGCCATTAGTAGAATCAAGATGTACAAAATCATTTCCAATGTTGTGCCCTTGTCCCTTTCAGGGCTTTTAAATCAGATTTGGACAGTTTGTGGTATGTTACTGCTATTTCAGGCCCCAATTATCAAGCAAGAAAGTGTAGAAGATTGA